In the genome of Panulirus ornatus isolate Po-2019 chromosome 43, ASM3632096v1, whole genome shotgun sequence, the window AAAGGTCTGTTACACCTTGCTTTCATTCAACAGACACCATCACTGTCTCTGACTAGAAGGCATGGAGAATGACCAGCATGCTTATCATCTCAAGAAGTTGATTGAGGAGCTTACTACATCAGGTAAAGAAAAGTTGAATGAAGAAACCttcaagaaagtgaaaaaaatttgtaaaTCCTCAGACATATATGTAATTGAATTATACAGGCTACTTAGTAAACAGCTGAGGAAGAAACATGCAGAGATAAGATACAGTGCTTTCCAGATTTGTGATGAAATCTTTCGCAGATCGCACTGCTTTCGTGAATTATTGCTCAAGGACTTTAATATTTTTGTGGACCTTGTGTTAGGTTTAAACCCACACAAGCCACTGCCAAAACCCGAAGCAGTTGCCAGAAAACTTAAGCAGAAATGTGTAGAGGCTATTCAGTATTGGTATGATAATTTCAGTGAGGGTTATGTAACACTGAAACTGGGTTATACTTACTTAAGAGATTGCAAGAAAGTTGACTTTGCTGAACTGACTGCCAGAACTGAAGCAGAGCGACAAAGAGCtgaagaagagagacagagaaatgaagaaataaagagaaagaaaattgaaaagattaacaaagaacTTGAAGAGAGCTCAACTGAATTAAAGGATTGCATTGTGCAGTTTCGGAACTGCTTCAAGTTATTGATTCCAGATGTTCGTGATTTTTTCATTGCACTTGATGAGGAAGATACCCATCAGGAAGGTGGATTCATGCATGAAGAAACCATAAACCAAGAAGGGGGGTTCTtccatgatgatgaaggagatgaAAAAGGGGATATTGAGTATGGTTCAGAGTTCATGCGTGGTCATGGTATCTTGAAAGGGACTAATGTTCAGATCAATTTTGAGGATATAAAGAAAGTCCAAGAAACAGCAGATAATGCAGTTGTAATAGAGAACCTTAAAGAGCATGTACATGTTCTGAAGACCAAGTTTTTCCCTCAAGTTAAGAAATGGGAGCAGATCATGAGACCTTACAGTGAGGGAAATGGGAGTTTGGTCAAACGTATCCTTGATCTGAAGCAGTCGGTTGAAGGGGCTGTGAAAATGTTTGAATCTTTGAAAATCATACCACGGGAGAAACCACTTGCTGCTCCTAATTATGAttttgacagtgatgatgatgatgatttagtaGAGGTGCCCTTTGATGATCCACGAGTAGTAAGGGCAGCAGCTTCTGAAGCAGCTTTGCTGGGTATTGTTAGTTCCCCTTGTGATGCAGGTACCTCTCATCCAGATGATCCATACAATCAACCATCAACATCTGGTGTAACTTGGGTATCTACAGAGCAGTCATTAAAAGAAACTGGTAATGATAAGAAGAAATCCCAGTCCATAAGATGTCCAGATGAGTACCTAATCAGTGATAGTTTTACACCCAAACGTCATCATAATCCTCTAGCTGGATTAAGCCAGGTATGGACGGCCACTCCTGACCTTCATGAACAAGATGAAGTTCAGAGCACTGGAGGTATC includes:
- the LOC139762564 gene encoding UV-stimulated scaffold protein A-like; the encoded protein is MENDQHAYHLKKLIEELTTSGKEKLNEETFKKVKKICKSSDIYVIELYRLLSKQLRKKHAEIRYSAFQICDEIFRRSHCFRELLLKDFNIFVDLVLGLNPHKPLPKPEAVARKLKQKCVEAIQYWYDNFNVRDFFIALDEEDTHQEGGFMHEETINQEGGFFHDDEGDEKGDIEYGSEFMRGHGILKGTNVQINFEDIKKVQETADNAVVIENLKEHVHVLKTKFFPQVKKWEQIMRPYSEGNGSLVKRILDLKQSVEGAVKMFESLKIIPREKPLAAPNYDFDSDDDDDLVEVPFDDPRVVRAAASEAALLGIVSSPCDAGTSHPDDPYNQPSTSGVTWVSTEQSLKETGNDKKKSQSIRCPDEYLISDSFTPKRHHNPLAGLSQVWTATPDLHEQDEVQSTGGILGVATQRVNFELTFEPVKWACRAPLMTGRLCPRKDREKCPLHGPIVPRDEAGKPLKPEDAARERAAREKYERDHPAWQDPQLLAELKAATGVDLKVTKGRKKHKRKYENLTDLKKTTPRDRLAKKVLSRKAVQRVNSALSREYTSAPSGSSCFNFGSS